Proteins encoded together in one Spirochaeta cellobiosiphila DSM 17781 window:
- a CDS encoding bifunctional anthranilate synthase component II/anthranilate phosphoribosyltransferase, with product MIVLLDNYDSFTYNVYQYLTEVTELPIKVIRNDQIDLTHLIELKPSYLVISPGPGRPTDAGISIEAIKYFAGKIPILGICLGHQAIGEAFGGIIVGAKNIVHGKTEPITNDGRGLFRGLSNPTQFTRYHSLVIEKNSLPQDFEITAQSQDGEIMGLRHKNMIIEGVQFHPESIASEAGKRMLKNFLNYKREALDIKELLSKVINGEDLSQDEAASFMEELTDGNLSDIHISAFLVALNAKGITSEEIAGCASVLLKKRVAICGEKPLLDTCGTGGSGSGSFNISSFAALIASSAGAAVAKHGNRAVSSLSGSADFYKCLGMTIDIDPVKSEKLLKETDFAFLFAPLFHGAMKYAGPVRKALGIKTIMNCLGPLSNPAGAQYQIIGVYSSDLVPIVARAAKLLGVKRVMTVYGEDGLDEISISAATQICFIDESGVETNYSFDPASLGLNGYTLGDIKGGSGQENANMALDILNGKGKEALIDAICVNAGAALMVYGLVESISEGYTRSKEILKSGLVKDKLNLIVSRGKELALQ from the coding sequence ATGATTGTCTTATTAGATAACTATGATTCTTTCACTTACAATGTCTATCAGTATCTTACGGAGGTAACTGAACTTCCTATAAAGGTTATCCGTAATGATCAAATAGATTTGACTCACTTAATTGAACTCAAACCTTCCTATCTTGTCATATCTCCTGGTCCTGGAAGACCTACAGACGCTGGGATCAGTATAGAGGCCATTAAATATTTTGCAGGTAAAATCCCTATTCTTGGAATATGTCTGGGGCATCAGGCCATTGGAGAAGCCTTTGGTGGAATCATTGTAGGTGCTAAAAATATAGTACATGGAAAAACAGAACCTATAACAAATGATGGGAGGGGACTTTTTAGGGGATTATCCAATCCAACCCAATTTACTCGATACCATTCTCTTGTTATTGAAAAGAACTCCTTACCTCAAGATTTTGAGATAACCGCACAAAGTCAAGATGGAGAAATTATGGGGTTACGTCATAAGAATATGATTATTGAAGGAGTTCAGTTTCACCCTGAATCTATTGCCAGCGAGGCAGGCAAACGTATGTTAAAAAATTTTTTAAACTACAAAAGAGAAGCCTTGGATATAAAAGAATTATTATCAAAGGTGATAAATGGTGAAGATCTATCTCAGGACGAAGCGGCTAGTTTTATGGAAGAACTTACAGATGGTAATCTATCTGATATTCATATTTCCGCTTTCTTGGTTGCCCTCAATGCAAAAGGTATAACTAGTGAAGAAATCGCAGGTTGCGCCTCTGTTTTATTAAAGAAAAGAGTCGCTATTTGTGGTGAAAAACCACTTCTTGATACTTGTGGAACAGGAGGTTCTGGATCTGGTAGTTTCAATATTTCAAGTTTTGCAGCCTTGATTGCCTCTAGTGCAGGAGCTGCTGTTGCTAAACATGGTAATCGGGCCGTTAGTTCCTTATCGGGAAGTGCTGACTTCTATAAATGTTTAGGAATGACAATCGATATTGATCCTGTGAAATCGGAAAAGTTACTAAAGGAAACAGATTTCGCTTTTCTATTCGCTCCTCTTTTTCATGGGGCTATGAAATATGCAGGACCTGTTAGAAAAGCTCTTGGAATAAAAACGATTATGAATTGTTTAGGACCTTTAAGTAATCCAGCGGGAGCTCAATATCAAATAATTGGCGTTTATAGTTCTGATCTCGTACCTATTGTGGCTAGAGCGGCAAAGCTCTTAGGTGTAAAACGAGTTATGACTGTGTATGGAGAGGATGGGTTAGATGAGATCTCTATCTCGGCCGCTACTCAGATATGTTTTATAGATGAATCTGGTGTTGAAACTAATTATAGTTTTGATCCTGCATCCTTAGGCCTAAATGGTTATACCCTTGGAGATATAAAAGGAGGGAGTGGACAAGAGAATGCAAATATGGCACTGGACATTCTTAATGGAAAAGGAAAAGAAGCTTTAATTGATGCTATATGTGTGAATGCAGGAGCCGCTCTGATGGTCTATGGTCTAGTAGAATCCATTTCAGAAGGATATACAAGATCGAAGGAAATATTAAAATCTGGACTAGTTAAGGACAAGCTGAATCTAATTGTATCAAGAGGCAAGGAGTTGGCTCTTCAATGA
- a CDS encoding bifunctional indole-3-glycerol phosphate synthase/phosphoribosylanthranilate isomerase — protein MIDNIKTKIISMRRDRIKSEGYALGVEIPEERRVPLTLFCESPGLICEIKRKSPSKGDIRFDLDAVAQSKLYYSKGVKSVSVLTEENHFNGSLKDLIAVKEATPELAVLRKDFLIDTEDIITSYKAGADAVLLIASALTLDALKEMYQLSTELGMKVLFEVHDQKDFEKANIIKPEITGINCRDLSSFSIDLASPIKKLFNLNYEGKKIFESGIFGSWSANVALSNGFDGLLVGESVVRAPELIPSLLGTFPSENRQSKFWSNLYKKNHLPLIKICGLTREEDVYYADKLGADIMGFIFAESPRRVSPSFVRSLPKTKALKVGVVTDWEQDKESLTTLLDAGYLDAIQFHRAPSGKLLKDFKYPFYIGIEAKSIEEYRGQRDIPSIRHLIDAFHKDRFDTNASKTLSPEIITEASKSKPLWLAGGLNPDNIHEIVKMYQPELVDVASGVESSPGIKDHRKMESFFKETRVESI, from the coding sequence ATGATAGATAATATTAAAACAAAGATAATTAGTATGAGACGTGATCGTATTAAGAGTGAGGGGTATGCTTTAGGTGTTGAAATCCCTGAAGAAAGACGGGTTCCCCTTACACTCTTTTGCGAATCTCCAGGATTGATATGTGAAATAAAAAGAAAATCTCCTTCCAAAGGTGATATTCGTTTTGATTTAGATGCTGTTGCTCAAAGTAAGCTTTATTATAGTAAAGGTGTTAAATCTGTTTCTGTGCTTACTGAAGAAAATCATTTTAATGGCTCCCTTAAGGACTTAATCGCAGTAAAGGAAGCTACTCCTGAATTAGCTGTTTTAAGAAAAGACTTTCTTATCGATACAGAAGATATTATAACTTCCTATAAAGCAGGAGCTGATGCGGTTCTTTTAATAGCATCCGCTCTGACTCTCGATGCGTTAAAAGAAATGTATCAGCTAAGTACAGAGCTTGGTATGAAAGTCCTTTTTGAGGTCCATGATCAGAAGGATTTTGAAAAGGCTAATATTATCAAACCGGAAATAACAGGAATAAATTGTAGGGATCTATCTTCCTTTTCTATTGATTTAGCTTCTCCCATAAAGAAGTTATTTAACTTGAACTATGAAGGGAAAAAAATCTTTGAGTCTGGAATTTTTGGATCCTGGTCTGCTAATGTTGCGTTGAGTAATGGATTTGATGGGCTTCTCGTCGGAGAGTCAGTTGTTAGGGCTCCAGAACTAATCCCTTCTTTATTAGGAACTTTTCCCTCTGAAAACAGACAATCAAAGTTTTGGTCTAATCTGTATAAGAAAAATCATCTACCCCTCATTAAAATATGTGGATTAACAAGAGAGGAGGATGTTTATTATGCTGATAAACTAGGTGCAGACATAATGGGTTTCATTTTTGCAGAAAGTCCACGTAGAGTAAGTCCTTCTTTTGTAAGGAGTTTACCAAAAACTAAAGCTTTAAAGGTTGGCGTTGTTACAGATTGGGAACAAGATAAAGAGAGTTTGACTACTTTATTGGATGCCGGATATCTGGATGCTATTCAATTCCATAGAGCACCAAGTGGAAAACTTCTGAAGGATTTTAAATATCCTTTTTATATAGGAATAGAAGCTAAATCGATTGAGGAATACAGGGGTCAAAGAGATATACCTTCTATAAGACACCTAATTGATGCTTTTCATAAGGATCGATTTGATACAAATGCTTCAAAAACCTTGTCACCAGAAATAATAACAGAGGCATCAAAGAGTAAGCCCTTGTGGTTGGCAGGCGGTTTGAATCCAGACAATATTCACGAAATCGTCAAAATGTATCAACCAGAACTAGTAGATGTGGCTAGTGGAGTAGAATCTTCACCAGGAATAAAGGATCATAGAAAGATGGAAAGTTTTTTCAAGGAGACACGAGTTGAAAGTATTTAA
- the trpB gene encoding tryptophan synthase subunit beta, which produces MKVFNNYFGEFGGRYVPEVLRKPLDELEIVFREAMEDPEFWEEYSSLMKQYVGRPTPLLYAENTTRLLGGAQVYIKLEGLANTGAHKINNALGQALIAKRMGKKRIIAETGAGQHGVATAAVCAKLGLDCHIYMGEVDIRRQRPNVFQMELYGAEVVPVTSGDKTLKDAVNEAMRDWASHPDDTHYLLGSALGPSPFPDMVREFQSVIGKEVDTIVQEKNLDVAAMVACVGGGSNAIGFFSPYLEKNKPRLIGAEAGGIGADIGQHASRMTGPGREGIVQGYKSLFLQNEDGQVLSTHSVSAGLDYAGIGPQLAHLGKTGRIEFVSITDKEALDTVKFFAEKEGVIFALESAHAGAAALKVIPTLPKDKAVIINMSGRGDKDIFITAGQLSRETWTKFLKDEVKRYES; this is translated from the coding sequence TTGAAAGTATTTAATAACTATTTTGGTGAGTTTGGTGGCCGATATGTCCCTGAAGTCTTAAGAAAACCCTTAGATGAACTTGAGATTGTTTTTAGAGAAGCGATGGAAGATCCTGAATTTTGGGAAGAATATTCTAGTCTAATGAAACAATATGTTGGTCGACCAACCCCTTTATTGTATGCGGAAAATACCACTCGATTATTGGGGGGAGCTCAGGTTTATATAAAACTAGAAGGTTTGGCTAATACAGGGGCTCATAAAATCAATAATGCCTTGGGCCAAGCACTAATAGCTAAACGAATGGGTAAAAAAAGAATAATAGCAGAAACAGGGGCTGGGCAACATGGAGTGGCAACCGCTGCTGTTTGTGCCAAATTAGGTTTAGATTGTCATATCTATATGGGGGAAGTTGATATAAGAAGACAACGCCCTAATGTCTTCCAAATGGAATTATATGGAGCAGAGGTTGTTCCCGTTACTAGTGGTGATAAGACCTTGAAGGATGCTGTTAATGAAGCAATGAGAGATTGGGCTTCTCATCCTGATGATACACATTATTTATTAGGATCTGCTTTGGGGCCTTCTCCCTTTCCGGATATGGTTAGAGAGTTTCAATCTGTTATTGGAAAAGAAGTAGATACTATTGTCCAAGAAAAGAATCTTGATGTGGCAGCTATGGTTGCTTGTGTTGGTGGAGGGTCCAACGCTATTGGTTTTTTTAGCCCTTATCTAGAAAAGAATAAACCGAGATTAATAGGGGCAGAGGCTGGCGGTATTGGAGCAGACATTGGTCAACATGCGAGTAGAATGACTGGTCCTGGACGAGAGGGTATTGTTCAGGGCTATAAAAGTCTTTTTCTCCAGAATGAAGATGGACAAGTTCTCTCTACTCATTCTGTATCTGCTGGCCTTGATTATGCAGGTATTGGCCCTCAGTTAGCTCACCTTGGGAAAACCGGGCGAATAGAGTTTGTCTCTATAACCGATAAAGAAGCCTTAGATACGGTAAAGTTCTTTGCAGAAAAAGAAGGTGTCATATTTGCTTTGGAATCTGCTCATGCAGGAGCGGCTGCACTTAAGGTGATTCCTACATTACCAAAAGATAAAGCTGTCATTATCAATATGTCTGGTAGGGGAGATAAAGATATTTTTATTACTGCAGGACAGCTAAGTAGAGAAACGTGGACTAAATTCTTAAAAGATGAGGTTAAACGATATGAAAGCTAA
- the trpA gene encoding tryptophan synthase subunit alpha produces MKAKIMTHMISHYPHREASLNVARALIDGGASFLEIQFPFSDPSADGATIQAACTKALASGFTLDEGFELVKEVSQLTKIPIFIMSYASLVYARGVELFCEQAAKAGAKGLIIPDLPFDKDEGLYSFGKKNNLHVIPVLVPNISEQRLEAIQKLSLSYIYGALRVGITGSHTSIGEDSIEFLNKLAQNSSCKVLAGFGIDSHGQIEELKDKVYSLIVGSALVKSIPQEGSNEQIYKAVKDKLLSLLGS; encoded by the coding sequence ATGAAAGCTAAAATTATGACCCATATGATATCCCATTACCCCCATAGAGAAGCTTCTTTAAATGTGGCAAGAGCATTGATTGATGGAGGTGCCTCTTTTCTGGAGATACAGTTCCCTTTTTCTGATCCTTCTGCAGATGGAGCAACCATTCAAGCAGCCTGTACTAAGGCCTTAGCCTCTGGTTTTACTTTGGATGAAGGTTTTGAATTAGTAAAGGAAGTGTCTCAACTAACAAAGATACCTATTTTTATCATGAGTTATGCCAGTTTGGTTTACGCTAGAGGGGTAGAGCTATTCTGTGAGCAGGCAGCTAAAGCTGGAGCAAAGGGGCTAATTATTCCTGATCTTCCTTTTGATAAGGATGAGGGCTTGTACTCCTTTGGTAAAAAAAATAATCTTCACGTCATTCCTGTACTTGTTCCCAATATTTCTGAACAACGGCTAGAGGCTATTCAAAAACTATCGTTATCATATATCTATGGGGCACTACGTGTTGGTATTACAGGAAGTCATACAAGTATAGGTGAAGATAGTATTGAATTTCTTAATAAGCTCGCACAAAATAGTTCCTGCAAAGTGCTTGCTGGTTTTGGAATTGATTCTCATGGTCAAATTGAAGAGTTGAAGGACAAAGTGTATTCCCTAATTGTTGGTTCTGCACTGGTAAAATCAATTCCTCAAGAGGGCAGCAATGAACAGATCTATAAAGCTGTAAAAGATAAATTATTATCTTTATTAGGTTCTTGA
- the trxA gene encoding thioredoxin, which translates to MSELTLTNDNFESEVIQSNIPVLIDFWAEWCMPCRTISPLVEEIAKDYEGKLKVGKINVDENPELAGRFNIISIPTLMVVKGGEVVNQQAGAGSKAAIEALFKDQL; encoded by the coding sequence GTGAGCGAACTAACCCTTACGAATGATAATTTTGAATCTGAAGTAATACAGTCCAATATTCCTGTATTAATTGATTTTTGGGCAGAATGGTGTATGCCTTGCCGAACTATTTCTCCCCTTGTAGAAGAAATCGCAAAAGATTATGAAGGCAAACTGAAAGTTGGTAAAATCAATGTTGATGAAAACCCCGAGCTTGCCGGACGTTTTAACATTATTAGTATTCCTACCTTGATGGTTGTCAAAGGTGGGGAAGTAGTAAACCAACAAGCTGGAGCCGGATCTAAAGCTGCTATAGAAGCTTTATTCAAAGATCAGTTATAA
- a CDS encoding methyl-accepting chemotaxis protein, giving the protein MNLNYNALFLGLSIPLIGTIILANVFFLPLSKLVKVSDWDMDNQIFLKRFKSLGAAPLRSLLMLLILLIGFLMVYTHLAFSDSGDLQVLLFPFRMVLVGCGMVSGSFVYVLLDRLVLSFLYENQLKRFPDKFNTKRQRSKGIIIPSFITIMSLIFSVFLTYLQLIKAINLNVESQNVLGFILESTFPYLIAFLFVIIPLIVISANNTSTLYNLLNQRLEEMISGEKDMTKRITICSVDEISMMSHRVNLFSEIISNHLKVTNGMVRKLTEFQRQLVDNVNLSSEDVVALTLDITGLYTIIEEEHLMAKESMITSQELIGNIENSVIQVEKQTTSMSQSSSSIEQMIRSISDTTEQINKVRKHTSDIKEVFTAGQEKVDKTIDSVGRVANYSDSLIEINDIISGIASQTNLLAMNAAIEAAHAGEAGKGFSVVADEIRKLAEDTAIHTQTSSHNLIRIRDEIDASLVAAREAGDTFSEMNKGIILIDKETQNIDTAMVEHDQANKVVLEQLNVTQKATNELKTSINEISSEGSSLLDAMKKLSDFSKATIDTCQNMLKRNESVDKKIKDLIKITQNTGKLSEVTLKKIDVFKLD; this is encoded by the coding sequence GTGAATTTAAATTATAATGCACTCTTTTTAGGTCTCTCTATTCCATTAATCGGAACAATCATTCTTGCCAATGTTTTTTTTCTCCCTTTGTCTAAGCTAGTAAAAGTTTCGGACTGGGATATGGATAACCAAATATTTTTAAAGCGATTTAAATCCTTGGGTGCGGCCCCTCTTCGTTCCCTGCTAATGCTATTGATCCTGTTAATTGGTTTTTTAATGGTCTATACACATTTAGCATTTTCTGATTCAGGGGATCTGCAAGTTTTACTATTCCCTTTCCGAATGGTTTTAGTGGGCTGTGGAATGGTAAGTGGTAGTTTTGTCTATGTGCTTTTAGATAGATTAGTCTTATCATTTCTCTATGAAAATCAATTAAAGAGATTTCCAGATAAATTTAACACAAAACGACAACGAAGCAAGGGCATTATTATCCCATCATTCATAACTATCATGTCTCTTATCTTTTCTGTCTTTTTAACCTATCTTCAATTGATTAAAGCTATTAATTTAAATGTCGAATCTCAAAATGTTTTAGGATTCATACTAGAATCCACTTTCCCTTATTTGATAGCTTTCCTTTTTGTGATTATCCCCTTAATTGTCATCTCTGCGAATAATACTTCAACTTTGTACAACCTACTTAATCAGCGTTTAGAGGAAATGATTTCTGGAGAGAAAGATATGACAAAGAGAATTACGATTTGCTCTGTTGATGAAATCTCCATGATGAGTCATCGGGTGAATTTATTTAGTGAGATAATTTCTAATCACTTGAAAGTAACAAATGGGATGGTTAGAAAACTAACGGAATTTCAACGGCAATTGGTGGACAATGTGAATTTGTCTTCCGAGGATGTGGTCGCCTTAACCCTGGACATAACAGGTTTATATACTATTATTGAAGAAGAGCACCTCATGGCTAAGGAATCAATGATTACTAGTCAAGAATTAATTGGCAATATAGAAAATTCTGTAATACAGGTAGAAAAACAAACGACTTCTATGAGCCAATCCTCAAGTAGTATTGAACAAATGATAAGATCTATATCTGATACTACAGAACAAATAAATAAAGTGAGAAAACACACTTCAGACATCAAAGAAGTCTTCACAGCAGGACAAGAAAAAGTAGATAAGACAATTGATTCTGTTGGACGTGTAGCGAATTACTCTGATAGCTTAATTGAAATTAATGACATTATTTCCGGAATTGCCTCGCAAACTAATTTATTAGCTATGAACGCTGCCATTGAAGCGGCTCATGCTGGCGAGGCTGGGAAAGGGTTTTCAGTAGTGGCAGATGAGATTCGTAAATTAGCAGAGGATACGGCAATTCATACGCAAACCAGTTCTCATAACTTGATTCGGATCCGGGATGAAATTGATGCCTCATTAGTTGCCGCCAGAGAAGCAGGAGATACTTTTAGTGAAATGAATAAGGGGATTATTCTCATTGACAAAGAAACTCAGAATATTGATACGGCAATGGTAGAACATGATCAGGCTAACAAAGTTGTTCTAGAACAATTAAATGTTACACAAAAGGCAACAAATGAATTGAAAACATCCATAAATGAAATCAGCTCTGAAGGTTCTAGTTTACTAGATGCCATGAAAAAGTTATCAGATTTTTCCAAAGCAACAATAGATACTTGTCAGAACATGTTAAAACGAAATGAAAGTGTTGATAAAAAAATAAAGGATCTAATAAAAATCACTCAAAATACTGGAAAGTTAAGTGAGGTAACATTAAAAAAGATAGATGTCTTCAAACTAGATTGA